A part of Aegilops tauschii subsp. strangulata cultivar AL8/78 chromosome 2, Aet v6.0, whole genome shotgun sequence genomic DNA contains:
- the LOC109744085 gene encoding uncharacterized protein isoform X1, with the protein MQEDMEANKAAKKKRKAPSSAPVSANEGRVLRSRVSKDQDHVDPEHQPSKEITRELDDDGSQKKGGRKITRKANIYARLNQPKIHIPLNGDGQHVGPDATEFANFIGTLVRKHIPPAELDWRDVDVEKKLLVWETLKAFYELDSTALSFVINTSHIKWKDWKSDLKRYKFDAALTDAQLMKRRDSRISEADWKTLITYWRSSAFENRANAVPHTSGSKSHARVANEMAVKLGHDPRRDEVYIETHTCKKGERKGSYVPQAAATIKELIESAEKHPEWKDKSIKEGDLFARVCGLKEPRGRVRVLGLGPTPQDLGTPGTRGKLSTRVLVAMEGRREAENRFNMLQGHVQQMEERMNRMELMLASQGRHNLETPISQHGSNSRQNSGVEAEEDNDAEEDVEQDDEEPFVHRRVVAKPSARSSSAHEDESLIGMDVLLYAWTGPETPVAKATIISVDPDTMVGGEPLGPATYEVLVNVAIRRDATVPYEYDGLQIIADAVTRTIAWPSSKMKPYKPGASSSSRR; encoded by the exons ATGCAGGAAGATATGGAAGCAAACAAAGCcgccaaaaagaaaagaaag GCACCCTCCAGCGCACCTGTAAGCGCGAATGAAGGACGTGTTTTGAGGTCTAGGGTATCAAAAGATCAAGATCATGTTGATCCTGAGCATCAGCCTTCCAAAG AGATTACTCGTGAGCTGGATGATGATGGTAGTCAAAAGAAAGGTGGAAGAAAAATTACTCGAAAGGCTAACATATATGCAAGGTTGAATCAACCCAAAATCCATATTCCACTTAATGGGGATGGGCAGCATGTTGGGCCAGATGCAACTGAATTTGCCAATTTCATTGGTACTTTGGTGAGGAAGCATATACCACCTGCAGAGTTAGACTGGCGAGATGTTGATGTAGAAAAAAAGTTGTTAGTGTGGGAGACCTTGAAG GCATTTTATGAGCTGGACTCAACTGCTTTGAGCTTTGTTATCAACACTTCACACATAAAATGGAAGGATTGGAAGTCAGATTTAAAGAGGTACAAGTTTGATGCTGCGCTCACTGATGCACAACTTATGAAAAGACGTGACAGCAGAATTAGTGAAGCTGACTGGAAGACCCTTATTACTTATTGGAGATCTTCGGCATTTGAA AATCGTGCCAATGCAGTACCTCATACATCTGGCAGCAAGAGTCATGCCCGTGTTGCCAATGAAATG GCTGTCAAACTTGGGCATGATCCTCGGAGAGAtgaagtttatatcgaaacacaTACATGCAAGAAAGGGGAAAGGAAAGGGAGTTATGTGCCGCAGGCAGCAGCAACAATT AAAGAACTCATAGAGAGTGCTGAAAAACACCCTGAATGGAAGGACAAAAGCATTAAAGAAGGTGATCTGTTTGCACGTGTATGTGGACTGAAGGAGCCCAGGGGTCGTGTCCGTGTGTTAGGTCTAGGGCCAACACCTCAAGATTTGGGCACACCGGGTACACGGGGTAAACTGAGCACAAGAGTTCTAGTTGCAATGGAAGGGCGCCGAGAAGCTGAAAATCGCTTTAACATGCTCCAGGGGCATGTGCAACAAATGGAGGAACGAATGAACCGAATGGAATTGATGTTAGCTTCACAAGGAAGGCATAATCTGGAAACTCCTATCTCGCAGCACGGTTCCAATTCTCGACAA AACTCCGGAGTTGAAGCTGAGGAAGATAACGATGCTGAAGAAGATGTTGAACAGGATGATGAAGAGCCATTTGTTCATAGAAGAGTTGTTGCAAAGCCCTCTGCAAGAAGCTCATCAGCCCATGAAGATGAAAGCCTT ATTGGTATGGATGTGCTTCTATATGCATGGACTGGTCCTGAAACTCCTGTTGCCAAGGCAACGATTATCTCAGTTGACCCAGACACTATGGTGGGCGGAGAGCCCCTTGGACCAGCAACTTATGAGGTTCTTGTCAATGTTGCTATCAGAAGGGATGCCACTGTGCCTTATGAATATGATGGTTTACAAATTATCGCTGATGCTGTCACAAGGACCATTGCATGGCCATCTAGCAAG ATGAAACCCTACAAACCAGGGGCATCTTCCTCATCCCGCCGCTAA
- the LOC109744085 gene encoding uncharacterized protein isoform X2 codes for MQEDMEANKAAKKKRKAPSSAPVSANEGRVLRSRVSKDQDHVDPEHQPSKEITRELDDDGSQKKGGRKITRKANIYARLNQPKIHIPLNGDGQHVGPDATEFANFIGTLVRKHIPPAELDWRDVDVEKKLLVWETLKAFYELDSTALSFVINTSHIKWKDWKSDLKRYKFDAALTDAQLMKRRDSRISEADWKTLITYWRSSAFEAVKLGHDPRRDEVYIETHTCKKGERKGSYVPQAAATIKELIESAEKHPEWKDKSIKEGDLFARVCGLKEPRGRVRVLGLGPTPQDLGTPGTRGKLSTRVLVAMEGRREAENRFNMLQGHVQQMEERMNRMELMLASQGRHNLETPISQHGSNSRQNSGVEAEEDNDAEEDVEQDDEEPFVHRRVVAKPSARSSSAHEDESLIGMDVLLYAWTGPETPVAKATIISVDPDTMVGGEPLGPATYEVLVNVAIRRDATVPYEYDGLQIIADAVTRTIAWPSSKMKPYKPGASSSSRR; via the exons ATGCAGGAAGATATGGAAGCAAACAAAGCcgccaaaaagaaaagaaag GCACCCTCCAGCGCACCTGTAAGCGCGAATGAAGGACGTGTTTTGAGGTCTAGGGTATCAAAAGATCAAGATCATGTTGATCCTGAGCATCAGCCTTCCAAAG AGATTACTCGTGAGCTGGATGATGATGGTAGTCAAAAGAAAGGTGGAAGAAAAATTACTCGAAAGGCTAACATATATGCAAGGTTGAATCAACCCAAAATCCATATTCCACTTAATGGGGATGGGCAGCATGTTGGGCCAGATGCAACTGAATTTGCCAATTTCATTGGTACTTTGGTGAGGAAGCATATACCACCTGCAGAGTTAGACTGGCGAGATGTTGATGTAGAAAAAAAGTTGTTAGTGTGGGAGACCTTGAAG GCATTTTATGAGCTGGACTCAACTGCTTTGAGCTTTGTTATCAACACTTCACACATAAAATGGAAGGATTGGAAGTCAGATTTAAAGAGGTACAAGTTTGATGCTGCGCTCACTGATGCACAACTTATGAAAAGACGTGACAGCAGAATTAGTGAAGCTGACTGGAAGACCCTTATTACTTATTGGAGATCTTCGGCATTTGAA GCTGTCAAACTTGGGCATGATCCTCGGAGAGAtgaagtttatatcgaaacacaTACATGCAAGAAAGGGGAAAGGAAAGGGAGTTATGTGCCGCAGGCAGCAGCAACAATT AAAGAACTCATAGAGAGTGCTGAAAAACACCCTGAATGGAAGGACAAAAGCATTAAAGAAGGTGATCTGTTTGCACGTGTATGTGGACTGAAGGAGCCCAGGGGTCGTGTCCGTGTGTTAGGTCTAGGGCCAACACCTCAAGATTTGGGCACACCGGGTACACGGGGTAAACTGAGCACAAGAGTTCTAGTTGCAATGGAAGGGCGCCGAGAAGCTGAAAATCGCTTTAACATGCTCCAGGGGCATGTGCAACAAATGGAGGAACGAATGAACCGAATGGAATTGATGTTAGCTTCACAAGGAAGGCATAATCTGGAAACTCCTATCTCGCAGCACGGTTCCAATTCTCGACAA AACTCCGGAGTTGAAGCTGAGGAAGATAACGATGCTGAAGAAGATGTTGAACAGGATGATGAAGAGCCATTTGTTCATAGAAGAGTTGTTGCAAAGCCCTCTGCAAGAAGCTCATCAGCCCATGAAGATGAAAGCCTT ATTGGTATGGATGTGCTTCTATATGCATGGACTGGTCCTGAAACTCCTGTTGCCAAGGCAACGATTATCTCAGTTGACCCAGACACTATGGTGGGCGGAGAGCCCCTTGGACCAGCAACTTATGAGGTTCTTGTCAATGTTGCTATCAGAAGGGATGCCACTGTGCCTTATGAATATGATGGTTTACAAATTATCGCTGATGCTGTCACAAGGACCATTGCATGGCCATCTAGCAAG ATGAAACCCTACAAACCAGGGGCATCTTCCTCATCCCGCCGCTAA